A window from Candidatus Gracilibacteria bacterium encodes these proteins:
- a CDS encoding type II toxin-antitoxin system HicA family toxin: MTKIEKRLKKFFRNPDSLKYYEIETLLYQFGFQKLEAKGSHTKFILQNPPYRLIIPIHGHDCKPFYKIKTARILKILCDFK, encoded by the coding sequence ATGACAAAAATTGAAAAACGGCTCAAAAAATTCTTTCGAAATCCAGATTCACTCAAATATTATGAGATTGAAACCTTACTGTATCAGTTCGGTTTCCAAAAATTAGAGGCCAAAGGAAGCCACACAAAGTTCATTCTTCAAAACCCTCCGTATCGCTTAATCATCCCCATTCATGGCCATGACTGCAAACCATTCTACAAAATCAAAACAGCACGAATCCTTAAAATACTTTGTGACTTTAAATAA
- a CDS encoding radical SAM protein, with protein MSPNNTSELPRYVFEGSGAPEAQLRGSNAILVSAENLSAILTCYGARTDEETLNRITARQNPYGQKRGGLGYGGFFKVKPVDDSPDALRATVRSGIVNVNLYARRQAEESPVSLELLDPAARFLRFTVGGRTVGTGSIPPVPGWLGKTLSDGTPVAQIVQVHGPNLVSIWGRNRCTLFDEGTACSFCMFDGGGNNASRTMDQVIEAIQVMRSTETPGDTNRHNNLTLTTGMLLPEDMDPLVADIARFKSTFPGFRLALETTPMAGPERSYLADLKQAGLDTLMIPLDCASPKAQEEHLPGKAALLQRDYWDCVDSATKVFAANNVTSSLLVGLEPLEVTVEAMRQMANRGVVPEPLPVRWNDSRWMAESPRPLTKPRDLILVRQKLEEILKTMEAGGPLAGCASCGGCTGIRKK; from the coding sequence ATGTCACCAAATAATACATCCGAGCTCCCACGATATGTTTTTGAGGGAAGTGGGGCTCCTGAAGCCCAATTGAGAGGTTCTAATGCAATCCTCGTCTCGGCAGAGAATTTATCCGCCATTTTAACTTGCTATGGTGCACGAACGGATGAAGAAACTTTGAATCGCATCACCGCTCGGCAGAACCCTTATGGGCAAAAACGAGGCGGCCTTGGATACGGTGGTTTTTTTAAAGTTAAACCTGTGGATGATTCGCCAGACGCCCTTCGAGCTACGGTTAGAAGTGGCATTGTGAATGTGAATCTTTACGCACGCAGACAGGCGGAGGAGTCTCCCGTTTCGCTTGAACTCCTAGACCCTGCTGCTCGATTTTTAAGATTCACTGTGGGTGGGCGGACCGTGGGCACCGGCTCAATTCCACCTGTTCCTGGTTGGCTAGGTAAAACCCTGAGTGACGGCACCCCCGTTGCTCAAATCGTGCAAGTTCACGGTCCCAACTTGGTGAGCATATGGGGCAGAAATCGTTGTACCCTTTTTGATGAGGGGACCGCTTGTTCATTTTGTATGTTCGATGGAGGTGGAAACAATGCCTCGCGCACAATGGATCAAGTGATTGAAGCGATTCAAGTGATGAGAAGTACCGAAACTCCCGGTGACACCAACCGACACAATAATTTAACGCTGACCACCGGCATGCTCTTGCCGGAAGATATGGATCCACTTGTAGCGGATATTGCCAGATTTAAAAGTACCTTCCCGGGGTTTAGGCTTGCACTTGAGACCACTCCCATGGCCGGCCCGGAACGGAGCTATCTTGCGGACTTGAAACAGGCCGGTCTCGATACGCTCATGATTCCGCTGGATTGTGCCTCCCCCAAAGCACAGGAAGAACACCTCCCTGGAAAAGCGGCTTTGCTTCAACGAGATTACTGGGACTGCGTGGACAGCGCGACCAAAGTATTCGCAGCAAATAATGTGACCAGTTCTTTGCTTGTAGGTTTGGAGCCTCTGGAAGTTACCGTTGAGGCCATGCGACAAATGGCAAATCGCGGAGTGGTGCCCGAACCCCTTCCGGTGCGTTGGAATGATTCCCGGTGGATGGCAGAGAGTCCCAGGCCCTTAACCAAGCCGCGAGATTTGATTCTTGTAAGACAAAAGTTGGAAGAAATTCTAAAAACAATGGAAGCGGGTGGCCCACTGGCAGGTTGTGCCTCCTGTGGGGGCTGCACCGGGATCAGGAAGAAGTAG
- a CDS encoding type II secretion system protein, giving the protein MVNFTPRKRAFTLIELLIVITIIGILAVALVPRLTGASGRARDAQRQGDLQQLAVMLEQYATDNGGYPGTSSCAGETSATGFATVMTPYWTTAIADPSGSYWAGTGTPCAGGTTPESSYAYIALQTTAGGLAEGYLLIANLENENARGKGIYATSFSVSTSITAAANFSATGNNECTSAAVTGCTAGTNMIYVVGR; this is encoded by the coding sequence ATGGTGAACTTTACTCCGCGCAAACGCGCGTTCACGCTCATTGAGCTTTTAATCGTTATCACCATCATCGGTATTTTGGCCGTTGCTTTGGTGCCACGACTCACCGGTGCTTCCGGCCGTGCACGAGATGCCCAAAGACAAGGTGACCTCCAACAACTCGCCGTGATGCTGGAACAATACGCCACAGATAATGGAGGGTATCCCGGAACAAGTTCTTGTGCCGGAGAAACCAGTGCTACAGGTTTTGCAACCGTCATGACTCCTTACTGGACAACGGCTATTGCCGATCCCAGCGGATCTTACTGGGCCGGAACCGGTACTCCTTGTGCGGGTGGCACTACCCCAGAATCCAGCTACGCCTACATTGCTTTGCAAACCACTGCCGGTGGACTGGCAGAGGGATACTTACTGATTGCAAACTTGGAAAATGAGAATGCAAGAGGTAAGGGAATTTATGCAACGAGTTTCAGTGTAAGCACTTCCATCACCGCTGCCGCTAACTTTTCTGCAACCGGGAATAACGAATGTACTTCCGCTGCAGTAACCGGGTGTACCGCAGGTACAAATATGATCTATGTTGTGGGTCGATAG
- the rplL gene encoding 50S ribosomal protein L7/L12 encodes MSDETKVELSKEGKTLIEALEKLNVVELNNVVKFMEQEYGISAAPVAVAAAGGAAAAGAPAAEEKSSFNVKLVDSGAQKIGVIKVVRELTGLGLKEAKDVVDANGMVMENAPTDKANEAKKALEAAGAKVELQ; translated from the coding sequence ATGTCAGACGAAACCAAAGTAGAGCTTTCCAAAGAGGGAAAGACCCTCATCGAGGCTCTCGAAAAACTCAATGTTGTTGAGCTCAACAATGTTGTTAAATTCATGGAACAAGAGTACGGAATTTCCGCTGCTCCTGTTGCCGTAGCCGCTGCCGGAGGAGCAGCTGCAGCTGGCGCTCCTGCCGCTGAAGAAAAATCTTCCTTCAATGTTAAACTTGTGGATTCCGGTGCTCAAAAGATCGGAGTGATCAAGGTTGTTCGTGAACTCACCGGACTTGGTCTCAAAGAGGCTAAGGATGTTGTGGACGCAAACGGAATGGTTATGGAAAATGCTCCTACCGATAAAGCCAACGAAGCTAAAAAGGCTTTGGAAGCTGCCGGAGCTAAGGTTGAATTGCAATAA
- a CDS encoding type II secretion system F family protein, with translation MNTPAASIGTRLDIGLSKEDQARIDELRSSSKIDRVRGKLLSFSALNEKVVLLFTRVSLREKVMLFQLLSVMINAGVPIIRSLYVLSEQVPNLKLKKVILALAVEMEEGTRFSVAMEKFPDTFLEAERGMIASGEASGNLNQILKDIAKQAEKSAAIVSKVKGAMVYPVSVFAVMFLCLFLMLTMVVPKLTALFTEGGQELPLSTRILLGLSDFAQNYWLQGLAVLIVLLVALFFFKRSRQGKYSLDLALLHLPVFGNLVRQLMIARFARMLASLTNSGVPIVKALEINANAVGNEVYKKRIQYAAQDVSQGIPLGENLRDSAFLFPSMVSSMVLVGEQTANLNEVSSKIAEYYEGEVDNAVASLSKLMEPLILVIMGALVGFIVAAIMQPIMALSDISSAL, from the coding sequence ATGAATACTCCCGCTGCCAGCATTGGAACACGACTCGACATTGGACTTTCCAAGGAAGACCAAGCGCGGATTGATGAACTCCGATCTTCTTCAAAAATTGACCGTGTCCGTGGAAAACTGCTTAGTTTCTCGGCACTCAATGAAAAAGTGGTGCTCCTCTTTACGCGAGTGAGTCTGCGAGAAAAAGTCATGCTTTTCCAATTGCTCTCCGTGATGATCAATGCCGGCGTTCCCATCATTCGTTCTCTGTATGTGCTTTCCGAACAAGTCCCCAATTTGAAACTCAAAAAGGTGATTCTTGCCCTTGCTGTTGAAATGGAAGAAGGGACTCGATTCTCCGTGGCCATGGAAAAATTCCCCGATACTTTTTTGGAAGCGGAACGGGGAATGATCGCCAGTGGAGAAGCTTCTGGAAATCTCAATCAAATTTTAAAAGACATCGCTAAACAAGCGGAGAAAAGTGCCGCCATTGTCTCCAAAGTGAAGGGCGCCATGGTTTACCCCGTGTCTGTCTTTGCGGTGATGTTCCTTTGTCTTTTCTTGATGCTCACCATGGTGGTGCCAAAACTCACGGCACTGTTCACAGAGGGGGGGCAGGAGCTTCCTCTTTCCACTCGAATCTTACTTGGGCTTTCGGATTTTGCTCAAAATTACTGGCTGCAGGGCTTGGCTGTCCTGATTGTGCTTTTGGTGGCTTTGTTTTTCTTTAAGCGAAGTAGACAAGGAAAATATTCTTTGGACCTCGCCCTGCTACATCTTCCGGTTTTTGGGAATTTGGTTCGACAGCTCATGATTGCTCGCTTTGCGCGCATGCTTGCGAGCCTCACCAACTCCGGTGTTCCTATTGTTAAAGCACTGGAAATCAATGCAAACGCGGTGGGGAACGAAGTGTATAAAAAGCGCATCCAGTATGCCGCTCAAGATGTTTCACAAGGAATTCCGCTGGGAGAAAACTTGCGGGATAGTGCCTTTCTCTTCCCCAGCATGGTTTCTTCCATGGTTTTGGTGGGAGAACAAACCGCCAATTTGAATGAAGTATCCAGCAAAATCGCGGAGTATTATGAGGGAGAAGTGGACAATGCCGTTGCCTCTTTGTCTAAATTGATGGAACCGCTGATCCTTGTGATTATGGGGGCTTTGGTGGGATTCATTGTGGCGGCTATTATGCAGCCCATCATGGCGCTCAGTGATATTTCCTCCGCACTGTAA
- the rplJ gene encoding 50S ribosomal protein L10: protein MPITRPQKEAYLEELRDKFGRAKSVAFGQYSGMTMAQLSKMRTEMRAAGVEFKVAKRTLFKIAAKEQGFELPDELMMGTVGAAFSYEDGIAGPRIIKKMGKEVEALKLMGGIMEGQVLSVAQMKEIADLPSKQELLAKVVGLMRAPLQNFYGAIQSPLSSFARALQGYAEKKPA, encoded by the coding sequence ATGCCAATCACCAGACCTCAAAAAGAAGCTTATCTAGAAGAGCTTCGAGACAAGTTCGGACGAGCAAAATCAGTGGCATTCGGCCAATACAGCGGAATGACCATGGCTCAACTCTCCAAAATGCGTACAGAAATGCGCGCTGCGGGTGTTGAATTTAAGGTTGCAAAACGAACCTTATTCAAAATTGCTGCTAAAGAACAAGGTTTCGAACTCCCAGATGAGCTTATGATGGGAACTGTAGGTGCCGCTTTCTCTTATGAGGATGGCATCGCAGGTCCCCGCATCATCAAGAAAATGGGTAAAGAGGTGGAAGCCCTCAAACTCATGGGTGGAATTATGGAAGGACAAGTCCTTTCGGTTGCCCAAATGAAGGAAATCGCCGATCTTCCAAGCAAGCAAGAACTTCTTGCAAAAGTGGTGGGTCTCATGCGAGCTCCTTTGCAAAACTTCTACGGAGCTATTCAGTCTCCACTTTCTTCTTTCGCACGAGCCCTTCAAGGCTACGCAGAGAAGAAGCCCGCTTAA
- a CDS encoding GspE/PulE family protein → MDSKLQALQEAIVGGNIPQLVMNAVSYAIDLRSSDIHIEPLKNTVQIRYRVDGSLRRIVEYPPNIHPAVVSRIKIMSNLKIDEQRIPQDGRAQVTTQEGRELDLRVSSLPTINGEKMVMRIQDQSKEIPTFEKLGIAGNALKYLKEALALPNGVILTSGPTGSGKTTTLYASMNLLNAPDVNILTIEDPVEIQMDGLNQSQVHPDIDYTFAFGLRTALRQDPDIIMVGEIRDKETVDTAIEAALTGHLVLSTIHTNSAVETLTRIVNMGVPSFLMTATINAIIAQRLVRKLCDKCKKPITVDESSLTMVKTALSKLHPDEPHDPAKLQALQFFGPGGVDCEQCNGIGYYGRIGLFEVLKMNNELRDLILKQAGSPQIQEAGMRTGMVTLEQAGILKALDGITSLEEVYSVARPESA, encoded by the coding sequence ATGGACTCCAAACTTCAAGCATTGCAGGAAGCCATTGTGGGGGGGAACATCCCCCAGCTTGTGATGAACGCGGTTTCTTACGCGATTGATTTGAGGTCTTCGGACATTCATATTGAGCCACTCAAAAATACCGTTCAGATTCGCTATCGCGTGGATGGATCCCTACGACGCATTGTGGAATATCCTCCAAATATTCATCCGGCCGTGGTTTCCAGAATTAAAATCATGTCTAATTTGAAGATTGATGAGCAAAGAATCCCTCAAGACGGACGAGCGCAAGTGACCACCCAAGAGGGCCGCGAACTGGATCTTCGTGTGTCCAGTCTCCCCACTATTAACGGGGAGAAGATGGTGATGCGTATCCAAGATCAATCCAAAGAAATTCCTACTTTTGAAAAGCTGGGAATTGCCGGGAATGCATTGAAATATTTAAAAGAAGCCTTGGCGCTTCCCAATGGAGTTATTTTGACTTCCGGACCAACGGGAAGTGGTAAAACCACCACGCTTTATGCATCCATGAACCTGTTGAATGCTCCGGATGTGAATATTTTGACCATTGAAGATCCGGTGGAAATTCAAATGGATGGACTCAACCAATCGCAAGTGCATCCCGACATTGATTACACTTTTGCATTTGGACTCCGCACCGCTTTGCGCCAAGACCCCGACATCATCATGGTGGGGGAAATTCGTGATAAAGAAACCGTGGACACGGCCATTGAAGCGGCGTTGACCGGGCATCTTGTCTTGTCCACCATCCACACCAACTCCGCGGTGGAAACGCTGACACGCATTGTGAATATGGGTGTGCCGAGCTTTTTGATGACAGCCACGATCAATGCCATTATTGCGCAACGACTGGTCCGAAAATTGTGCGATAAATGCAAGAAACCCATCACGGTGGATGAGAGTTCGTTGACCATGGTGAAAACCGCGCTTTCAAAGTTGCATCCCGATGAACCTCACGACCCTGCCAAGTTGCAAGCTTTGCAATTCTTTGGGCCCGGTGGTGTGGATTGTGAACAGTGCAATGGAATTGGATACTATGGCCGAATTGGACTTTTTGAAGTTTTGAAGATGAACAATGAACTGCGAGATTTGATCTTGAAACAAGCCGGCTCGCCACAAATTCAGGAAGCAGGAATGCGCACCGGAATGGTGACACTGGAACAAGCCGGAATCCTTAAGGCTTTGGATGGCATTACCTCTTTGGAAGAAGTTTATTCCGTTGCAAGACCCGAATCCGCTTAA